In the genome of Pan troglodytes isolate AG18354 chromosome 15, NHGRI_mPanTro3-v2.0_pri, whole genome shotgun sequence, one region contains:
- the PTGER2 gene encoding prostaglandin E2 receptor EP2 subtype: MGNASNDSRSEDCETRQWLPPGESPAISSVMFSAGVLGNLIALALLARRWRGDVGCSAGRRSSLSLFHVLVTELVFTDLLGTCLISPVVLASYARNQTLVALAPESRACTYFAFAMTFFSLATMLMLFAMALERYLSIGHPYFYQRRVSRSGGLAVLPVIYAVSLLFCSLPLLDYGQYVQYCPGTWCFIRHGRTAYLQLYATLLLLLIVSVLACNFSVILNLIRMHRRSRRSRCGPSLGSGRGGPGARRRGERVSMAEETDHLILLAIMTITFAVCSLPFTIFAYMNETSSRKEKWDLQALRFLSINSIIDPWVFAILRPPVLRLMRSVLCCRISLRTQDATQTSCSTQSDASKQADL, from the exons ATGGGCAATGCCTCCAATGACTCCCGGTCTGAGGACTGCGAGACGCGACAGTGGCTTCCCCCAGGCGAAAGCCCAGCCATCAGCTCCGTCATGTTCTCGGCCGGGGTGCTGGGGAACCTCATAGCACTGGCGCTGCTGGCGCGCCGCTGGCGGGGGGACGTGGGGTGCAGCGCCGGCCGCAGGAGCTCCCTCTCCTTGTTCCACGTGCTGGTGACCGAGCTGGTGTTCACCGACCTGCTCGGGACCTGCCTCATCAGCCCAGTGGTACTGGCTTCGTACGCGCGGAACCAGACCCTGGTGGCACTGGCGCCCGAGAGCCGCGCGTGCACCTACTTCGCTTTCGCCATGACCTTCTTCAGCCTGGCCACGATGCTCATGCTCTTCGCCATGGCCCTGGAGCGCTACCTCTCGATCGGGCACCCCTACTTCTACCAGCGCCGCGTCTCGCGCTCCGGGGGCCTGGCCGTGCTGCCTGTCATCTATGCAGTCTCCCTGCTCTTCTGCTCGCTGCCGCTGCTGGACTATGGGCAGTACGTCCAGTACTGCCCCGGGACCTGGTGCTTCATCCGGCACGGGCGGACCGCTTACCTGCAGCTGTACGCcaccctgctgctgcttctcatcGTCTCGGTGCTCGCCTGCAACTTCAGCGTCATTCTCAACCTCATCCGCATGCACCGCCGAAGCCGGAGAAGCCGCTGCGGACCTTCCCTGGGCAGTGGCCGGGGCGGCCCCGGGGCCCGCAGGAGAGGGGAAAGGGTGTCCATGGCGGAGGAGACGGACCACCTCATTCTCCTGGCTATCATGACCATCACCTTCGCCGTCTGCTCCTTGCCTTTCACG ATTTTTGCATATATGAATGAAACCTCTTCCCGAAAGGAAAAATGGGACCTCCAAGCTCTTAGGTTTTTATCAATTAATTCAATAATTGACCCTTGGGTCTTTGCCATCCTTAGGCCTCCTGTTCTGAGACTAATGCGTTCAGTCCTCTGTTGTCGGATTTCATTAAGAACACAAGATGCAACACAAACTTCCTGTTCTACACAGTCAGATGCCAGTAAACAGGCTGAcctttga